From Rhodanobacteraceae bacterium, the proteins below share one genomic window:
- a CDS encoding Glutamate-1-semialdehyde 2,1-aminomutase codes for MNSANAATASAAAQLADGLDTAGSGRLFDIACRSIPGGVNSTARATWSGWLPYPLFVESGTGSRLTDVDGNEYIDYLLGLGPMLLGHRPPRVTQAVVDFIQQRGTVFALPTADEAKLADKIIAAVPSVEQVRLCNTGTEAVLYATRLARAFTGRPKIIRFEGMYHGFSDQVYWSKHPDIAKAGPDAHPRPVPQGPGLPRGVEANLVILPWNDADALEDAIEREGDSIAAVITEPVMCNTGCILPKPGYLEAMRELTQRHGIVLLFDEVITGFRLGLGGAQARLGVTPDLSVFAKGLGGGFPVAACGGRADIMALVANGKVSMAGTYAANGIAIAAANAALDELATPGLFAKLDAVSDELRVGLGKVLDDAGLPAYVVGVGPLMQVWFAKEPIHNYRDAERHADQKLFDRWWRGMLSKGVLFHPGAYENLFVSTAHTREDIARTLAAAKDVATELARSA; via the coding sequence ATGAATTCCGCAAACGCCGCCACGGCTTCCGCCGCCGCGCAACTCGCCGATGGCCTCGATACCGCGGGCAGCGGGAGATTGTTCGACATCGCCTGCCGCTCCATTCCCGGCGGCGTCAACAGCACCGCGCGCGCGACCTGGTCGGGCTGGCTGCCGTACCCGCTGTTCGTCGAAAGCGGAACCGGTTCGCGGCTCACCGACGTCGACGGCAACGAATACATCGATTACCTGCTGGGTCTAGGACCGATGCTGCTGGGTCATCGTCCGCCGCGCGTCACGCAGGCGGTGGTCGATTTCATCCAGCAGCGCGGCACCGTGTTCGCATTGCCCACGGCCGACGAAGCCAAGCTCGCCGACAAGATCATCGCCGCGGTACCGAGCGTCGAGCAGGTGCGCCTGTGCAACACCGGCACCGAGGCCGTGCTGTACGCCACGCGCCTGGCGCGTGCGTTCACCGGCCGGCCGAAGATCATCCGCTTCGAAGGCATGTACCACGGCTTCTCGGACCAGGTGTACTGGAGCAAGCATCCGGACATCGCCAAGGCCGGTCCCGACGCGCATCCGCGGCCGGTGCCGCAGGGGCCGGGCCTGCCGCGCGGGGTGGAAGCCAACCTCGTCATCCTGCCGTGGAACGATGCGGACGCGCTGGAAGACGCGATCGAGCGCGAAGGCGATTCGATCGCCGCGGTCATCACCGAACCCGTGATGTGCAACACCGGCTGCATCCTGCCGAAGCCGGGTTACCTCGAAGCGATGCGCGAACTCACGCAGCGTCACGGCATCGTGCTGTTGTTCGACGAAGTGATCACCGGTTTTCGCCTGGGCCTGGGCGGCGCGCAGGCGCGGCTGGGCGTCACGCCGGACCTGTCGGTGTTCGCGAAAGGCCTCGGCGGCGGCTTTCCGGTCGCGGCCTGCGGCGGACGCGCCGACATCATGGCGCTGGTCGCCAACGGCAAGGTTTCGATGGCCGGCACCTACGCCGCCAATGGCATCGCGATCGCGGCGGCCAACGCGGCGCTGGACGAACTCGCGACGCCGGGATTGTTCGCGAAACTCGACGCGGTTTCCGACGAGTTGCGCGTCGGCCTCGGCAAGGTGCTCGACGATGCGGGCCTGCCCGCGTACGTCGTCGGCGTCGGTCCGCTGATGCAGGTGTGGTTCGCGAAGGAGCCGATCCACAACTACCGCGACGCCGAGCGCCACGCCGACCAGAAGCTGTTCGATCGCTGGTGGCGCGGCATGCTCAGCAAGGGCGTGCTGTTCCATCCCGGCGCGTACGAAAACCTGTTCGTGTCGACCGCGCATACGCGCGAGGACATCGCGCGGACGCTCGCGGCGGCGAAAGACGTCGCGACGGAACTCGCGCGCAGCGCCTGA
- a CDS encoding 2-hydroxy-3-keto-5-methylthiopentenyl-1-phosphate phosphatase related protein, whose amino-acid sequence MTQWNILCDFDGTIAVEDVTDSLLDRFAPPEWQVLERDWRAGKIGSAECMAGQVALLDASRDEIDEHLASLRIDPAFPQFVESALTAGATLRVVSDGIDYAIRAILSRYQLDDLPILANRLVQAGPRKWKLETPFSDPHCRIGSGHCKCASAVREHNRHHRVLLIGDGASDFCAAGEADYVFAKHRLIEHCRHAAIPHTSIVGFADAIGLLPALMAGKLYTPRRVLAPASAH is encoded by the coding sequence GTGACCCAATGGAACATCCTGTGCGACTTCGACGGCACCATCGCCGTCGAGGACGTGACCGACTCCTTGCTCGATCGCTTCGCGCCGCCCGAGTGGCAGGTGCTGGAGCGCGACTGGCGCGCCGGCAAGATCGGTTCGGCCGAATGCATGGCCGGCCAGGTCGCGTTGCTGGACGCCTCGCGCGACGAGATCGACGAACACCTGGCGTCGCTGCGCATCGATCCGGCGTTCCCGCAATTCGTGGAGTCGGCCCTGACCGCCGGCGCGACGTTGCGGGTAGTGAGCGACGGCATCGATTACGCGATCCGCGCGATCCTGTCGCGCTACCAGCTCGATGACCTGCCCATCCTCGCCAACCGGCTGGTGCAGGCGGGGCCGCGCAAGTGGAAGCTGGAAACCCCGTTCTCCGATCCGCATTGCCGCATCGGCAGCGGCCATTGCAAGTGCGCCAGCGCGGTGCGCGAGCACAACCGCCACCATCGCGTGCTGCTGATCGGCGACGGCGCGTCGGACTTCTGCGCCGCGGGCGAAGCCGATTACGTGTTCGCCAAGCATCGCCTGATCGAGCACTGCCGCCACGCGGCAATCCCGCACACGTCGATCGTCGGTTTCGCCGACGCGATCGGCCTGCTGCCCGCACTGATGGCGGGCAAACTGTACACACCGCGGCGCGTGCTCGCGCCGGCATCCGCCCACTGA
- a CDS encoding Phosphoadenylyl-sulfate reductase [thioredoxin] codes for MTPKDRVAEGHTDSPSPACGRGWPNGPGEGARATDSAALLPRRGIGGSVPDPVTAAQSPDALAGLNRWLATLSAERRVEWALDTLSGEHALSSSFGAQAAVSLHLVTRARADIPVILIDTGYLFPETYRFIDSLRERLCLNLKVYRPEVGTAWMEARFGRLWEQGRDGIARYNRLRKLEPMQRALAELGVRTWIAGIRRSQSESRAHADFLELHDGRWKLHPIADWRDHDVWRYLNRHGLPYHPLWHEGYVSIGDVHTTRRWEPGMRDEDTRFFGLARECGLHAAMK; via the coding sequence ATGACCCCGAAAGATCGCGTGGCCGAAGGCCACACTGATTCTCCCTCTCCCGCTTGCGGGAGAGGGTGGCCCAACGGGCCGGGTGAGGGGGCACGTGCCACCGATTCCGCGGCATTATTGCCGCGCCGGGGAATCGGTGGCTCAGTGCCCGATCCCGTCACCGCCGCGCAATCACCCGACGCGTTGGCCGGGCTCAACCGCTGGCTCGCCACGCTGAGCGCCGAACGGCGCGTCGAGTGGGCCCTCGATACGTTGTCGGGCGAACACGCGCTGTCTTCCAGCTTCGGCGCGCAGGCCGCGGTGTCGCTGCATCTGGTCACGCGCGCGCGCGCCGACATTCCGGTGATCCTGATCGACACCGGCTATCTGTTCCCGGAAACCTATCGCTTCATCGATTCCTTGCGCGAACGCCTTTGCCTGAACCTCAAGGTGTATCGCCCGGAAGTCGGCACCGCGTGGATGGAAGCGCGCTTCGGCAGGCTGTGGGAGCAGGGCCGCGACGGCATCGCGCGCTACAACCGCCTGCGCAAGCTCGAGCCGATGCAGCGCGCGCTGGCCGAACTCGGCGTGCGCACCTGGATCGCCGGCATCCGCCGCAGCCAGTCGGAGAGCCGTGCGCATGCGGATTTCCTGGAATTGCACGACGGCCGCTGGAAGCTGCACCCGATCGCCGACTGGCGCGACCACGACGTGTGGCGCTACTTGAATCGCCACGGCCTGCCGTACCACCCACTGTGGCACGAAGGCTACGTCTCGATCGGCGACGTGCACACCACGCGCCGCTGGGAACCCGGCATGCGCGACGAGGACACGCGCTTCTTCGGCCTCGCGCGCGAGTGCGGATTGCACGCCGCGATGAAATAG
- a CDS encoding Alkyl hydroperoxide reductase subunit C-like protein yields MSLQLGQTAPDFSLDSTQGSLHFNAYARDHWVVFFSHPKDFTPICTTELGAFARRQGEFEERGVKILGLSVDPVDEHRKWAKDIADVGGAEVNYPILADPDLEVARLYGMFHPEADPKVTVRSVFIIDPQRKVRTTLTYPPSVGRNVDEILRTIDALQLTDRHPVSTPVNWQPGEDIVASPKLSDAEVEARFEGVRKVKPYLRFAKAAIA; encoded by the coding sequence ATGAGTTTGCAACTGGGCCAGACCGCCCCCGACTTCTCGCTCGATTCCACGCAGGGCTCGCTGCACTTCAACGCTTACGCGCGCGACCACTGGGTCGTGTTCTTTTCGCATCCCAAGGACTTCACGCCGATCTGCACCACCGAACTCGGCGCGTTCGCGCGCCGCCAGGGCGAATTCGAGGAGCGCGGCGTGAAAATCCTCGGCCTCTCGGTCGATCCCGTCGATGAGCACAGGAAGTGGGCGAAGGACATCGCCGACGTCGGCGGCGCGGAGGTGAACTACCCGATCCTCGCCGATCCGGATCTCGAGGTCGCGCGGCTGTACGGCATGTTCCACCCCGAAGCCGATCCCAAGGTCACCGTGCGTTCGGTGTTCATCATCGATCCGCAGCGCAAGGTGCGCACCACGCTCACCTATCCGCCCAGCGTCGGCCGCAACGTCGATGAAATCCTGCGCACCATCGACGCGCTGCAGCTCACCGACCGGCATCCGGTTTCGACGCCGGTGAACTGGCAGCCGGGCGAGGACATCGTGGCGTCGCCGAAGTTGTCGGATGCCGAAGTCGAGGCGCGCTTCGAGGGCGTGCGCAAGGTCAAGCCTTACCTGCGCTTCGCCAAGGCGGCGATTGCATGA
- a CDS encoding Chorismate mutase I / Prephenate dehydratase: protein MTGKSRRPRKPAPAPRRAQAAARSEASPKPDLAAVRAEIDGIDRQIQALIARRAHWAHEVGRAKGKLAAAVDYYRPEREAQVLRRVVDRNDGPLADDVLVRLFREIMSACLAQQEPLKVGYLGPEGTFSQQAVFKHFGHSAKGFPLASIAEVFDEVADGRADFGVVPVENSGQGTIQSTLDLFLGSPLKICGEVELHVHQYLLSRSGHMEDIERVYSHGQSLAQCRGWLRQNLPRAELEAVSSNAEAARRARKADDTAAIAGESAAHVYGLQVVAGPIEDRPDNTTRFLVLGRALFPPSGNDRTSLLVFVRDQPGALYRVLEPLARRGISMNRIESRPAHTGKWQYAFFIDVGGHVDESPLRDALAELGDFASQVTVLGSYPVAVT, encoded by the coding sequence ATGACAGGCAAGAGTCGCCGCCCGCGCAAGCCAGCGCCGGCGCCGAGGCGCGCGCAAGCCGCCGCACGCAGCGAGGCTTCGCCGAAGCCGGACCTCGCCGCGGTGCGCGCCGAGATCGATGGCATCGATCGCCAAATTCAGGCGCTGATCGCGCGCCGTGCGCATTGGGCGCACGAGGTCGGCCGCGCCAAGGGCAAGCTCGCCGCCGCGGTCGACTATTACCGGCCCGAGCGCGAGGCGCAGGTGCTGCGTCGCGTGGTCGATCGCAACGACGGCCCGCTGGCCGATGACGTGCTGGTGCGGCTGTTCCGCGAGATCATGTCGGCGTGTCTTGCGCAGCAGGAACCGCTGAAGGTCGGCTACCTTGGCCCGGAAGGCACGTTCTCGCAGCAGGCGGTGTTCAAGCACTTCGGGCATTCGGCCAAGGGGTTTCCGCTGGCCAGCATCGCCGAAGTGTTCGACGAGGTCGCCGACGGCCGCGCGGATTTCGGGGTGGTGCCGGTGGAGAATTCCGGGCAGGGCACCATCCAGTCGACGCTCGACCTGTTCCTCGGCTCGCCGCTGAAGATCTGCGGCGAAGTCGAGCTGCACGTGCACCAATATCTCCTTTCGCGCAGCGGCCACATGGAGGACATCGAACGCGTGTACTCGCACGGCCAGTCGCTGGCGCAGTGCCGCGGCTGGTTGCGCCAGAACCTGCCGCGCGCGGAACTGGAAGCGGTGTCCAGCAACGCCGAGGCCGCGCGGCGCGCGCGCAAGGCCGACGACACCGCGGCGATCGCGGGCGAAAGCGCGGCGCACGTGTATGGCTTGCAGGTGGTCGCCGGTCCGATCGAGGATCGCCCCGACAACACCACGCGCTTCCTGGTGCTGGGCCGCGCGCTGTTTCCGCCGTCGGGCAACGACCGCACCTCGCTGCTGGTGTTCGTGCGCGACCAGCCCGGCGCACTGTACCGCGTGCTCGAACCGCTGGCGCGGCGCGGCATCAGCATGAACCGCATCGAATCGCGTCCCGCGCACACCGGCAAGTGGCAATACGCGTTCTTCATCGACGTCGGCGGCCACGTGGACGAATCGCCTTTGCGTGACGCGCTGGCCGAACTGGGCGATTTCGCATCGCAGGTGACGGTCTTGGGTTCGTATCCGGTTGCGGTAACCTGA
- a CDS encoding Transcriptional regulator, LysR family — MTLNQLRYFAAIADSGLNITLAAEHVHATQPGLSRQIKQLEDELGFLLFTRKGRSLTSLTQAGEHVLVHARRLLDEAGNIRALAANQRGERKGRLTLLTTHTQARYVLPDAIAATRRAFPAVSIRLQPSEESEILQRLARGDDELAVISTSGAMPAEGIAVPLFRWRRMVLVTNGHTLGKRRKAPTLRELSALPLVSYESSRKPESSLRRTFDAAKLPMQLAMTAHDADLIKTYVRAGVGVGILAEMALARDDTDLHALPAPDALPECVTWAVLPRGRVLRDFTVRLLRELAPQIDATDLRRVVAGNAEPAWPVPPRWHDLHRVTD; from the coding sequence ATGACCCTCAACCAGCTCCGCTATTTCGCCGCCATCGCCGATTCCGGACTCAACATCACGCTCGCGGCCGAACACGTGCACGCCACGCAGCCGGGGTTGTCGCGCCAGATCAAGCAACTGGAAGACGAGCTCGGCTTCCTGCTGTTCACCCGCAAGGGCCGCAGCCTCACGTCACTGACGCAGGCCGGCGAACACGTGCTGGTGCATGCGCGCCGGCTGCTCGACGAAGCCGGCAACATCCGCGCACTCGCCGCCAACCAGCGCGGCGAACGCAAGGGCCGGCTGACACTGCTGACCACGCACACGCAAGCGCGTTACGTGCTGCCCGATGCGATCGCCGCCACGCGGCGCGCGTTTCCGGCGGTGAGCATCCGCCTGCAACCCTCCGAAGAAAGCGAAATCCTGCAGCGGCTCGCGCGCGGCGACGACGAGTTGGCCGTGATCAGCACCAGTGGCGCGATGCCCGCGGAAGGCATCGCGGTGCCGCTGTTCCGCTGGCGGCGCATGGTACTGGTCACGAACGGACACACCCTCGGCAAACGCCGCAAGGCTCCGACCCTGCGCGAATTGTCGGCGCTGCCGCTGGTGAGCTACGAATCCTCGCGCAAGCCGGAATCCTCGCTGAGGCGCACGTTCGACGCCGCGAAATTGCCCATGCAACTCGCGATGACGGCGCACGACGCGGACCTGATCAAGACGTACGTGCGCGCGGGAGTCGGCGTCGGCATCCTCGCGGAGATGGCCCTCGCGCGCGATGACACCGACCTGCACGCGTTGCCCGCGCCGGACGCGCTGCCCGAATGCGTCACCTGGGCGGTGCTGCCGCGCGGCCGGGTGCTGCGCGATTTCACGGTGCGACTGCTGCGCGAACTTGCGCCGCAGATCGACGCCACCGATCTGCGCCGCGTTGTGGCCGGCAATGCCGAACCGGCGTGGCCGGTGCCGCCGCGGTGGCACGATTTGCATCGCGTAACGGATTAG
- a CDS encoding Sulfite reductase [NADPH] hemoprotein beta-component, whose product MAEPSDLERIKRASRHLRGTLRVSLADPVTGALRADDVQLLKFHGSYQQDDRDVREARRLARLEPDYSFFLRLRLPGGVLSPAQWLAMDAMARRYGTRGLRLTTRQSIQVHGVEKRNLRAAAQAIHACGLDTIAACGDDNRNVACAVNPLLSRVHARIFEQAQALSLHLLPRSRAWHEIWLDEPASDGGEPEPLLGDAYLPRKFKIGFAVPPDNDIDVYSQDVGLVAIIESGELSGYDVLVGGGMGATHGDAKTYPRLASPIGFITPEQVTALAEAALTLQRDHGDRSERKHARFKYTVDDHGLAWIAAEIERRGGFALQPSRGFAFTQRGDRFGWREGDDGRWHLGLRIPFGRVHDKDGVTRQTGMCAIAALLAEHAQDAQIRLTPNQNVLVAGVPAALRERIDALAMAHDLGLHRTESPLALNTIACVALPTCGLAMAEAERWMPAFLPKLQALLDKHGLRDESIDLRISGCPNGCSRPYLAEVALVGKAPGRYNLMLGGDHRGQRLNALHRENITEPEILAVLDELLARFAADRTTGERFGDFIARCGIVTPPLPREAEA is encoded by the coding sequence ATGGCCGAACCTTCCGATCTCGAACGCATCAAACGCGCAAGCCGCCACCTGCGCGGGACGTTGCGGGTGAGCCTGGCCGATCCGGTCACCGGCGCACTGCGCGCCGACGACGTGCAGCTGCTGAAGTTCCACGGCAGCTATCAGCAGGACGACCGCGACGTGCGCGAGGCACGGCGCCTCGCCAGGCTGGAACCCGATTACTCGTTCTTCCTGCGCTTGCGCCTGCCGGGCGGCGTGCTGTCGCCCGCGCAGTGGCTGGCGATGGATGCGATGGCGCGGCGTTACGGAACGCGCGGCCTGCGCCTCACCACGCGCCAGAGCATCCAGGTGCACGGCGTCGAGAAACGCAACCTGCGTGCCGCGGCGCAGGCCATCCACGCCTGCGGCCTCGACACCATCGCGGCCTGCGGTGATGACAACCGCAACGTGGCCTGCGCGGTGAATCCATTGCTGTCCCGCGTGCACGCGCGGATCTTCGAGCAGGCGCAGGCGTTGTCGTTGCACCTTCTGCCCCGGTCGCGCGCGTGGCACGAGATTTGGCTGGATGAGCCGGCCAGCGACGGCGGCGAGCCCGAACCGCTGCTTGGCGACGCCTACCTGCCGCGCAAGTTCAAGATCGGTTTCGCGGTGCCGCCCGACAATGACATCGACGTGTATTCGCAGGATGTCGGGCTGGTCGCCATCATCGAAAGCGGCGAGTTGTCCGGCTACGACGTGCTGGTCGGCGGCGGCATGGGCGCCACGCACGGTGATGCGAAGACCTATCCGCGTCTCGCCAGCCCGATCGGATTCATCACGCCCGAACAGGTGACGGCGCTGGCGGAAGCCGCGCTCACGCTGCAGCGCGACCACGGCGATCGCAGCGAGCGCAAGCATGCGCGTTTCAAGTACACGGTTGATGACCATGGGCTCGCGTGGATCGCGGCCGAAATCGAACGCCGCGGCGGCTTTGCCTTGCAGCCGTCACGCGGCTTCGCTTTCACGCAACGCGGCGACCGCTTCGGCTGGCGCGAAGGCGACGACGGCCGCTGGCATCTGGGTCTGCGCATCCCGTTCGGGCGCGTGCACGACAAAGACGGCGTCACACGCCAGACCGGCATGTGCGCGATCGCGGCGCTGCTGGCCGAACACGCGCAGGACGCGCAGATTCGCCTGACGCCCAACCAGAACGTGCTGGTCGCGGGCGTGCCCGCGGCGTTGCGCGAACGCATCGACGCGCTCGCCATGGCGCACGATCTCGGCTTGCATCGCACGGAGTCGCCGCTTGCATTGAACACCATCGCCTGCGTCGCGTTGCCGACCTGCGGCCTCGCGATGGCCGAGGCCGAACGCTGGATGCCGGCGTTTCTGCCGAAACTGCAGGCGTTGCTCGACAAGCACGGACTGCGCGACGAATCCATCGACCTGCGCATCAGCGGCTGCCCGAACGGCTGCTCGCGGCCGTACCTCGCCGAAGTCGCGCTGGTCGGCAAGGCGCCCGGCCGCTACAACCTGATGCTGGGTGGCGACCACCGCGGCCAGCGCCTGAACGCGCTGCATCGCGAGAACATCACCGAACCCGAAATCCTCGCGGTACTCGACGAACTGCTGGCGCGTTTCGCCGCGGATCGCACGACCGGCGAGCGCTTCGGCGATTTCATCGCGCGTTGCGGCATCGTGACGCCACCGCTTCCACGCGAGGCTGAGGCATGA
- a CDS encoding Sulfite reductase [NADPH] flavoprotein alpha-component: MSATATLPRLPLPKDRLQQLERLTQDLDSASLWWLSGYAAGLAGRTAPAPDAFDPRAAAEPVAAPRLAIVYGSQTGNAKRVAERLAQHAETSGLAVRLARADAYPLRELAAERLLYIVISTQGDGEPPDDARGFVDFLVGRRAPKLGALSFAVLGLGDSSYPQFCVIGRRLDARLAELGAERLLDFTEADVDVEAAAGPWTQSALIRARERLKALAPANNVTPLRPHVEAAAWSATRPFKARVLANQRITAEGSRKDVRHLEIDLSGSGLDYEPGDALGVVPRNPEPLVDAVLHALHLDGQAVVAHAGATHPLREWLASKRELTRLGRPFVAALAERSADAALKALLQPENGEALRALLATQQPLDLLQRHASAWTGEALVAALRPLAPRLYSIASSRAAVGEEAHLTVAHVEYQAAAGARWGAASHWLATRAEGDTVEVYLERNERFRLPADPGHDIIMIGAGTGVAPFRAFVQQRAATGARGRNWLLFGNPRFRSDFLYQLEWQDALKDGALHRLDLAFSRDQAEKIHVQHRLREHGRDIYAWLENGAHLYVCGATAMARDVEAALRDLIIEHGARDTEAADAYIATLRDEHRYARDVY; the protein is encoded by the coding sequence ATGTCCGCCACCGCGACCCTGCCGCGTCTGCCCTTGCCGAAGGATCGGCTGCAGCAGCTCGAACGGCTGACGCAGGATCTCGATTCCGCAAGCCTGTGGTGGCTGTCAGGCTACGCCGCAGGCCTTGCGGGCAGGACGGCTCCGGCACCGGATGCGTTCGACCCGCGTGCGGCGGCGGAACCTGTCGCTGCGCCCCGCCTGGCGATCGTGTATGGCAGTCAGACCGGCAACGCGAAGCGCGTGGCCGAGCGCCTGGCGCAACACGCCGAAACTTCCGGACTGGCGGTTCGCCTTGCGCGCGCCGATGCGTACCCGCTGCGCGAGTTGGCGGCGGAACGTTTGCTGTACATCGTCATCAGCACGCAGGGCGATGGCGAGCCGCCGGACGACGCGCGCGGCTTCGTGGATTTCCTCGTCGGCCGCCGTGCACCGAAGCTTGGTGCACTTTCGTTCGCGGTACTTGGCCTCGGCGATTCCAGCTATCCGCAATTCTGCGTGATCGGGCGCAGGCTCGATGCGCGGCTCGCCGAGCTGGGTGCGGAGCGTCTGCTGGATTTCACCGAGGCCGATGTCGATGTCGAAGCGGCCGCGGGTCCGTGGACGCAAAGCGCGCTGATCCGCGCGCGTGAACGGCTGAAAGCGCTGGCGCCCGCGAACAACGTCACGCCGTTGCGCCCGCATGTCGAAGCCGCGGCGTGGTCGGCCACGCGGCCGTTCAAGGCCAGGGTGCTGGCGAACCAGCGCATCACCGCGGAGGGCAGCCGCAAGGACGTACGCCATCTCGAGATCGATCTTTCGGGTTCGGGACTCGACTACGAGCCCGGCGATGCGCTGGGCGTCGTGCCGCGCAATCCCGAGCCGCTGGTCGACGCGGTGCTGCATGCGCTGCATCTGGATGGGCAAGCCGTCGTCGCGCATGCCGGTGCGACGCATCCGCTGCGCGAATGGCTGGCGTCGAAACGCGAACTCACGCGCCTCGGCCGTCCGTTCGTGGCCGCGTTGGCGGAACGCAGCGCCGACGCCGCGCTGAAGGCACTGCTGCAACCCGAAAACGGCGAAGCGTTGCGTGCGCTGCTGGCCACGCAGCAGCCGCTCGACCTGTTGCAGCGCCATGCTTCGGCGTGGACCGGCGAAGCCCTGGTCGCGGCATTGCGCCCGCTGGCGCCGCGCCTGTATTCGATCGCATCCAGCCGCGCGGCGGTCGGCGAGGAAGCGCACCTCACCGTCGCGCACGTCGAATACCAGGCCGCCGCGGGCGCGCGTTGGGGTGCGGCTTCGCACTGGCTGGCTACGCGCGCGGAAGGCGACACCGTCGAGGTGTACCTGGAGCGCAACGAACGCTTCCGGCTGCCTGCCGATCCCGGCCACGACATCATCATGATCGGCGCCGGCACCGGTGTCGCGCCGTTCCGCGCGTTCGTGCAGCAGCGTGCCGCAACGGGTGCGCGCGGGCGCAACTGGCTGCTGTTCGGCAATCCACGTTTCCGCAGCGATTTCCTGTATCAGCTCGAATGGCAGGACGCGCTGAAGGACGGCGCGTTGCATCGGCTCGACCTTGCCTTCTCGCGCGACCAAGCCGAAAAGATCCACGTGCAGCACAGATTGCGCGAACACGGACGCGACATTTACGCGTGGCTGGAAAACGGCGCGCACCTGTACGTGTGCGGCGCCACCGCGATGGCACGCGACGTCGAAGCCGCGCTGCGCGACCTGATCATCGAACACGGTGCGCGCGACACAGAAGCGGCCGACGCATACATCGCGACGTTGCGCGACGAACATCGCTACGCGCGGGACGTGTACTGA
- a CDS encoding precorrin-2 oxidase/Sirohydrochlorin ferrochelatase /Uroporphyrinogen-III methyltransferase, producing the protein MDMPSPPGSHPAPLFPLFADLRGRAVLVVGGGVVARRKIEALLQAGAGVAVIASRLVPELDQWVRLGRVQHRETAFDSAHLQGVWLVIAASGDAGVNRAVADAAAARGIFANVVDDAALSSVHVPARVRRGRLQIAISTGGAAPVLARRLRERFDAELDDSLEALVDLLARERARIRRRFPRAGQRRRFFERLLDGDVPRWLRSGDEVQARRIFERALDAGRAEPRSGSVALVGAGPGDPGLLTLKALRALQDADVILHDRLIGPGILELARRDAERIDVGKRVGEDHDATQARIHALMLQHARAGKRVVRLQGGDPLVFGRAGEELEILRAHGIPHEVIPGITAALASAAAAGVPLTDRRHTRSVTLLSPRGNTALDDAALAAPGQTLAIYMGVDELESLSRALIAKGRAADTPCVLVENGSLPQQRKLIGTLANLPALAREHGVRAPALLIVGEVTAQAQCAANVERCRDQIHSVAHAA; encoded by the coding sequence ATGGACATGCCTTCGCCCCCCGGATCGCATCCGGCGCCGCTGTTTCCGCTGTTCGCGGACCTGCGCGGCCGCGCCGTGCTGGTGGTGGGCGGCGGCGTGGTGGCGCGCCGCAAGATCGAGGCGCTGCTCCAGGCCGGCGCCGGCGTTGCGGTGATCGCATCGCGCCTCGTGCCGGAGCTGGATCAATGGGTGCGGCTGGGGCGCGTGCAGCATCGCGAAACCGCGTTCGATTCCGCGCACCTGCAAGGCGTCTGGCTGGTGATCGCGGCCAGCGGCGATGCGGGCGTGAACCGCGCGGTGGCGGACGCGGCCGCTGCGCGCGGCATCTTCGCCAACGTGGTCGACGATGCCGCGCTTTCCAGCGTCCACGTTCCGGCCAGGGTGAGGCGCGGACGGCTGCAGATCGCCATCTCGACGGGCGGCGCGGCGCCGGTGCTGGCACGCCGCCTGCGCGAAAGGTTCGATGCCGAATTGGACGATTCACTCGAAGCGCTGGTCGATCTGCTCGCTCGCGAACGTGCACGCATTCGCCGGCGATTTCCGCGAGCCGGACAGCGCCGGCGTTTTTTCGAGCGGCTGCTGGATGGCGACGTGCCGCGATGGCTGCGGAGCGGTGACGAAGTTCAGGCGCGACGGATATTCGAACGTGCCCTCGACGCCGGCCGGGCGGAGCCGCGATCCGGCAGCGTCGCATTGGTGGGTGCCGGTCCGGGCGATCCGGGGTTGCTCACCCTGAAGGCGTTGCGCGCGCTGCAAGACGCCGACGTGATCCTGCACGACCGCCTGATCGGTCCCGGCATCCTCGAGCTCGCGCGCCGCGACGCCGAACGCATCGACGTCGGCAAGCGCGTGGGCGAGGATCACGATGCAACGCAGGCGCGCATCCACGCGTTGATGCTGCAGCATGCGCGCGCGGGCAAGCGCGTCGTGCGCCTGCAGGGCGGCGATCCGCTGGTGTTCGGCCGCGCCGGCGAGGAACTGGAAATCCTGCGCGCGCACGGCATCCCGCACGAAGTGATTCCCGGCATCACGGCCGCGCTCGCGAGCGCGGCGGCGGCGGGCGTGCCGCTGACCGACCGCCGCCATACGCGCAGCGTGACCTTGTTGAGTCCGCGCGGCAACACCGCGCTCGACGACGCGGCACTCGCAGCGCCGGGACAAACGCTCGCGATCTACATGGGCGTCGACGAGCTCGAATCCCTGTCGCGCGCGCTGATCGCGAAGGGCCGCGCCGCGGACACGCCGTGCGTGCTGGTCGAGAACGGTTCGTTGCCGCAACAGCGCAAGCTGATCGGTACATTGGCCAACCTGCCGGCGCTGGCGCGCGAGCACGGCGTGCGTGCACCCGCGCTGCTGATCGTCGGCGAGGTCACCGCGCAAGCGCAGTGCGCGGCGAACGTCGAACGATGTCGCGACCAAATCCATTCCGTCGCACACGCTGCCTGA